The nucleotide window TTTTATCGCCACCAAAGAGTTTACCGAAGAAACCGCCTTCACTCTTCTTTTGTCTTACGTCCCAGCCCAATCCTACCGTCACGGTAGAAAGATCAAATTCTTCTCCTTTATCGTTCTTGCGAAGGTCAATCGTTTGACCTTTAACTAAGTTAATAGCCATATGGATAGGTTTAAGTATGAAGGATATTATTTAATGATCTGTCCTTTAAAATATTTGGAGAGGAAAAATGAGAGGTCTTCCTTGTAACCTTTGCCGGAGGCTTCAAACTTCCACTTTCCTTCTTTTACATAGAGGCGGCCAAACTCCACACCTGTTTCGATAGAGAAGTCTTCTCCCAGTTCATATTTGGCTATCTCCTGAGAATTGGCGTTATCAACGATACGGATATACGAATCCCTTACCTGTCCGAAGTTCTGTCTTCTGGCGATAGCGTCGTGGATAGTCACCACAAACAGGATTTCCTTTACGCGGGGGTCTACCTTGGTGAGGTCTACCATGATGGTTTCATCATCACCACCGTCACTGTTGCCACCGGTAGGATCATCACCCGTATGATGCAGTGCACTGTCCGGAGAATCTACGTTGCCATAAAACACAAAAAAACCTTCTTCTGGAATCAACCTGTTATCATCGATCATAAAGGCAGAAGCATCCAGATCGAAAGCCGCACTGGTTCCTTCATTCGGTTCCCATCCCAGTCCGACACTGATACTGGACAAGCCAATATCAATCCTTTGTCCTTTTTGTAAGTTAATAGCCATTGTTCTGAAATTTTAAAACGTAGGTAAGATAATGTTTTTAAATTATAATGAATATTGCATATTTGAAAATTTACATATGTAGCAAAGGTAAAATCAGGAAATTTTATTCATTATTCCCTTTCAGCTTATCGTGATCTTTAATATCGGGCCATTCAAACATAGCCGGGTCCAGCTGCTTTTTCACCACCTTTACCGCTTTATACTCCATTATGAAATAGTCATCCATAATCACTTTAATATCCAAAGGCACTGCCTTTATTTTCGGATATATAAAATCAAAGTTATTGTGGCTGAAATGACTGAAGTGTTCCGGGTTCAGGGGTAATCTATCCGAATAGCTGAAAAACCGCTTAACATTAATATCACCATATGCCGTTTCAATAAAAAACTGGTTACAGGGAAATCCTGCCAGACTATCCTTTTCAAAAATATACTTGAAGGAAAGCACCTGGCTATGCTTCTGGGGGTCTCCCGGACGTACTGCCGGGGAATTTCCTGTAAAAGTGATAAACACCTCATTTCGGATCGGGCTATACATTTCCGTCAGTGTCTCATTTCCATCAATATTTTTACGGCCTTTAAATACCCATTTGTAGCATCCGTTTTTGTAGTAATAAACGGATGAAGTACCAAAACGTTCCTTTGCTTTTTTTATATCAGCAGTACTGTCAGTGTAGGAGACGGTATGTACAAATTCAATATACCCTTCAAATTCTTCAGGGGCCTGTTCCTGCCCGTACAAAAACTGTACGGACAAGATCAGGCATACAAATACATAAATCGTTTTCATCAGGTAAGGGCTAAATACTATCGTTTCGGTATCTCTCTCAGAATATGCAGCAGGTAATCATAAAAACGACCTACAGAGGATATCTGTACACATTCATTGGGAGAGTGTGCACCGCGGATGATGGGTCCGAAAGAAACCATATCGGGGCCATTCATCAGCGAACCCAGGATACCGCATTCCAGACCAGCGTGGAGAGCGCCCACTTTTGGCACATGATCAAAATGGTCGTTATACAGGGAACGTACCAGTTTCAGGATAGCAGAATCCGGATTGGGTTTCCAGCCGGGATAACCACCAGTCTGCGATACTTCACAGCCCATATTTTCGAAAGCGGCTCTAACGGCCAGGGCTACATCTTCTTTGGTGCTTTCCACGCTGCTGCGCTGCAGGGACTGTGTGGTAAACGTACCATCTTTTACGATCACTCTGGCGAGGTTGGTGGAAGTTTCCACGAGGTCTTTAATATCGGGGCTCATGCGGAATACGCCGTTGGGCACTGCATAAAGGGCATTCAGCAGCTTGCTGAAATAGGCTGGTTCCATCATGGCCGCGGGTGCGGCTGTTGGGATAGCCTCTACCGTTAGACCAGCTTCGATGGTTTTGTATTCTTCGGTGAGCACGGCTGCGAACGTACGGATAAACGTTTCAAAACCGGCTTTATCGGTGCCAGGTATCACCACTGTAGCGCGGGATTCGCGGGGGATGGCATTACGCAGGCTGCCGCCGTCGAGGGTGGCCAGGCCCAGGTCGAAAGACTGTTTAGCTTTATACAGCAGGCGGTTCATCAGTTTGTTGGCATTGCCTCTGCCTCTGTGTATGTCTATGCCGGAATGGCCTCCCAGCAAACCTTTGATGGTGATGGCATAAGCAGTATAACCTGCCGGAACGGCTACCTCCTGGTAACTGCCACGGGTATTGGTGTCCAGGCCGCCGGCGCAGCCGATGGTCAGTTCATCTTCCTCTTCCGTGTCGAGGTTCAGCAGGATACGGCCGCTGAAATTAGCAGGATCGAGCTGCATAGCGCCGGTCATGCCTGTTTCCTCATCGATGGTAAACATGGCTTCTATAGCCGGATGTTGTAAGTCTTTGGCCGACAGGATCGCCATGATGGCGGCTACGCCGATGCCGTTGTCTGCGCCTAAGGTAGTGCCACGGGCCCTTACCCAGTCGCCGTCTATATACATATCGATGCCCTGGGTATCGAAGTCAAATACAGTATCACCGTTTTTCTGGTGTACCATATCCACGTGTGATTGCAGGATGACAGTCTGCCGGTCTTCCATTCCGGGGGTAGCCGGTTTTTTGATAACCACGTTCCCGACAGCGTCTTTCTTCGTTTCCAGTCCCAGTTGTTGTCCGAATTCCATCATAAAGGCGATCACCCTTTCTTCCTTTTTGGAAGCCCTGGGTATAGCATTCAGGTTGCTGAAGTGCTGCCATAAAGCCTGCGGGGCAAGTGTTGTTAGTTCCATGTAAAGCTGTTATAAGAAAATTGTTGTGGCATAAATATCCGGCTGGCAATGTATATAAATCCTGTGAAACGCACAAAATGCTACAGATAACGCAGATAGGAACCGGGGTTGCTCAGGAAGGAGTGGGTAATCCGATAATGTTCCGTTTCCTGGTATTCAACAGGTTGTATTCCCTCTCCCTGTATCTCATAGAGCTGAGCTTCCGGGATGCCCATCAGGATGGGCGAATGGGTGGCGATGATAAACTGTGTGTTATGACTTTTCAGCACCTCCAGGATATAGGAGATGAGAGCAAGTTGTTTTTGCGGCGACAGCGCGGCTTCCGGCTCGTCCAGCAGGTAGATGCCATTGTCGGAGATCTTTTCTTCTATTATTTTCAGATAGGCTTCTCCGTGGGAAAAGGCCAGCAGGTTCTCCCCATAGTCGCGGCGCATCTCACGCAGGGCCATGTTCATTCCATCATTGAGTTCATTGATCACCGCATCGGCCACCTCTCCGCGCAATGGTTCCAGGTGCATATTGTTCCTGTCACGCTGACGTTTCAGGCTATAGATAAAATCGCTGAAATCTTCTGCCCGGAAAAAAAATCCTTTCAGTGGCTTTCTGACCTGTTGTATATTCAGATAGGGCTGCAGGGTCCTTGCGGCCTCAAAGCCTTCCCGCATACCGATGTCCCCTCCCATCAGCGGGAGGTCCAGATGAAGTGCAATACTCTCCAGCAAAGTGGATTTACCACTGCCGTTGTCTCCCACCAGAATAGTGATCCGTTTATCAAGGGCTATGTCTTTGGCAAACCTGACAGCCGGCACATCGTACGGAAAAGGATGTTGTCTTGTAGTGTTAATGGAAAAAGAGCGAAGGAAAGGCATAACAAGCAATATTAAACGACGCTACAAGGTATAAAAAAAGGGTATAACAAGAATAATTCCGGTCACTTTTTTTCATTTTTAGCCTGGTGTATTTTAATCTGCCTAGTGTTATTTTGTATAAGTTTGCAATATCAAAACACCAACCAACTATACCTTGTTTTTCAATCAACTACACAACGAGAGAGCGCTGCTGGATGATATTGCAAATGGTGATGAGCGGGCATTCAGCGTTCTTTTTGCTCATTATTATCCTTTTTTGTTTTCTGTGGTAAAGCGTTTTTCCCTGGATGACAGCGATGTGCAGGAAGCATTGCAGGAAACTTTTATACAGGTCTGGCTGAACAGGGACCGACTGGCAGCGGTTGAGAATATACAGGGATGGCTATTACGCATCGCTACCCGCAGATGCCGCGAGGTATTACGTAAAACCCTGTTGCGGGAACGTACGGCCCTGCAAGCCAATGCAAGCGTTGAAGAACAGGTGAAAGTTACGCCCGAACATCACATGCAGGGCGGCGAAATAAAACGACTGGTACAGGAAGCCCTGGACCAGATGCCGGAACAACGCCGGCGGATCTACCTGATGAGCAGGGAAATGGGACTTAAACCCGCTGAAATTGCCGAACAACTCTCTCTTTCCGTCAGTACCGTTAAAAAT belongs to Chitinophaga sp. HK235 and includes:
- a CDS encoding TerD family protein; protein product: MAINLQKGQRIDIGLSSISVGLGWEPNEGTSAAFDLDASAFMIDDNRLIPEEGFFVFYGNVDSPDSALHHTGDDPTGGNSDGGDDETIMVDLTKVDPRVKEILFVVTIHDAIARRQNFGQVRDSYIRIVDNANSQEIAKYELGEDFSIETGVEFGRLYVKEGKWKFEASGKGYKEDLSFFLSKYFKGQIIK
- a CDS encoding aminoacyl-histidine dipeptidase — translated: MELTTLAPQALWQHFSNLNAIPRASKKEERVIAFMMEFGQQLGLETKKDAVGNVVIKKPATPGMEDRQTVILQSHVDMVHQKNGDTVFDFDTQGIDMYIDGDWVRARGTTLGADNGIGVAAIMAILSAKDLQHPAIEAMFTIDEETGMTGAMQLDPANFSGRILLNLDTEEEDELTIGCAGGLDTNTRGSYQEVAVPAGYTAYAITIKGLLGGHSGIDIHRGRGNANKLMNRLLYKAKQSFDLGLATLDGGSLRNAIPRESRATVVIPGTDKAGFETFIRTFAAVLTEEYKTIEAGLTVEAIPTAAPAAMMEPAYFSKLLNALYAVPNGVFRMSPDIKDLVETSTNLARVIVKDGTFTTQSLQRSSVESTKEDVALAVRAAFENMGCEVSQTGGYPGWKPNPDSAILKLVRSLYNDHFDHVPKVGALHAGLECGILGSLMNGPDMVSFGPIIRGAHSPNECVQISSVGRFYDYLLHILREIPKR
- a CDS encoding AAA family ATPase; translation: MPFLRSFSINTTRQHPFPYDVPAVRFAKDIALDKRITILVGDNGSGKSTLLESIALHLDLPLMGGDIGMREGFEAARTLQPYLNIQQVRKPLKGFFFRAEDFSDFIYSLKRQRDRNNMHLEPLRGEVADAVINELNDGMNMALREMRRDYGENLLAFSHGEAYLKIIEEKISDNGIYLLDEPEAALSPQKQLALISYILEVLKSHNTQFIIATHSPILMGIPEAQLYEIQGEGIQPVEYQETEHYRITHSFLSNPGSYLRYL
- a CDS encoding RNA polymerase sigma factor produces the protein MFFNQLHNERALLDDIANGDERAFSVLFAHYYPFLFSVVKRFSLDDSDVQEALQETFIQVWLNRDRLAAVENIQGWLLRIATRRCREVLRKTLLRERTALQANASVEEQVKVTPEHHMQGGEIKRLVQEALDQMPEQRRRIYLMSREMGLKPAEIAEQLSLSVSTVKNTLVIALKQIREHLEDAGYALIYIYFFYNIL